GACGTAGTGCTCGTCGAACCCTGGGACTGGCAGGACGAGAAGGCGAACATCGAGTGGCGCTACACCGGACAGAGCGCGGACCAGCTCCGGCGCGAAGGCCACATCGACTGATCCTCCCCGGGCATTCGCGAGACGGCTTGCTCCATCCCCGTACGGTTTGAGCGCGGTTTCCGACTCGGCTACTCCGTCGCGCCCGTTCGGTCCTCCAGGAGCTCCTGCATCCACACGGCGACTCCGTGGTCGCTCCCGCGAGTCCACACGGCCGTCTCCTCCTGTACGCCGGGGAGGTGACTCTCCTCGATGGCGCTGGCCAGGACGGCGCGACGATCGACGGTGACGAGTCGCCCCGGCCACTTCTCGACGACTGGATCGACGCGTTCGAGCCCCGACGAGACCGTGACCTGGGCCCCCGGAACCGCCTCCTCGACGCGCTCTCGGAGGTCTTCGGACGCGACTTCCACGACGATCGCCACGCCGCGGCCGTCGGCCGCCGCCAGTCGATCGAGGATCGTCGGATCGAGGGTGGAGTCGGCGGCGACGAGGACGTGGACGTGTTCCTCGGCGTCGTCGAGCAGCGTCGCCACGCGGTCGCTCACGTGCTCTGCGTTCGTGACCGACCACACGCCCGCCTCCTCGCCTACCTCCGTCGATTCCACCCCCTCCAGCGCGGTCGCCGCCGCGTCGATCCGGGAGGTGTAGTTTCGTCGGAGTACGTCCAGCGCCTCGTCTCTCGGGACCGCCCTGTACTCCCGGGGGTCGGACTGGTGGATGTCCACCAACCCCCGCCGGTGGAGCCGTTCGACGGTGTCGTACACCCGCGACCGCGGGATCTCAGAGAGCTTGCTGATCTCCGTCGCGGTTCCCTTCGGAATGCGAGTGAGCGCGACGAAACACCTCGCCTCGTACTCCGTCAAGCCTAGTTCCTCCAGGGCCGCTACCGCTTCGCGTTCGCCCGACATGCGTCCCGATTGACGTAGGAAAGCATACTACTGACGCCTGCGGGACGGCATCCACTCATGACGGCCGCGTTCCGGGGGATCGAACCGACGGGGTGACGTTCACTCGAACACTGAGCCGTGCTGGAGCATCTCGTCGATCAGCGCCGAGTGCCCTCGGCGTAGGCGCTCCGAGAGCGCCTGGTGGGAGACGCCGAGTTCGTCGGCGACGTCCTCGAGCGTCACCGAGCGCGGAACGTCGAAGTACCCCCGTTCGGCGGCCGTCACCAGCGCGCGGTACTGCTCGTTGGTCAGCCCGTACCTGCTCGCGGGTCGGTTGTCGGCGTCCCGGATCTGAACCACGTCGAGCGCGATGTCCATCTCGTCGCAGAACGACAGCGTTCGCTCGATCTCCTCTCGCTCGGGATAGAGCAACCGGAGCGACCAGCCGTGTCGCGACGCGTGCGCCCTGAGGACGACCGTCGGTGAGGCCGAGAGGATCCTGAACGTGAGTCGCGTCTCGTACTCCCACTCGATCCGATAGAGCCACTCGTTCTCGGCGGTCGCCAACCGCGACCAGCGGTCGACCGTCGGATCGGAGTCGAGTGCGGTCTCCAGTTCGATCTCGTCGGTTGCACGAGCCCACACGAGTGGCATGATCTCGTCCGTCTGCACGCTGCGTTCGCACACGAAGCGGGCCTCGGGAAGCTCCTGCAGCGTCGCCTCGAGCGCAAGATCGTCTACGGGTATGCGGCTCTCGATGATCGTCGTCATGGTGGTACGGTACGTACGGGCGCAATCCGCGCACGACGGACGGACCGCGTATGCGTTAGCCCCGCGCGCGGCCGGATCGCGTCGTCTCAACGGATCCGACTGTGCCTCGCCCCTGTCGCTATCGAGCACTATCCGGCATCGACACATAGTCGTCCCGTGACCAGTCTGGTAGTGACACTTCGGTTGTTACTGTCGTAACGACGATCGAGTCAGCGTGTCGGAAGACGGCCGTCGAACCCACGGCGTCCGCCGCGCGTCTGACGGACGGTTATACCGCCTCGCGCGAACGCACGAACATGAGCGAGACCGAGACGATCACCGTCGCCGAAGTGAGCGATGGCGCGGGGAGCGCCGGCGATCCCGGCACCACGGTGGAGATGCCGGCGGTAGAGGTGCTCACCGGCCGCGGGTTCGTCACGGGAAAGTCCGGGTCGGGGAAGTCGAACACCGCGAGCGTCGTCATCGAGAAACTGCTCGATCGGCAGTTCTCGCTCCTCATCGTCGACATCGACGGCGAGTACTACGGGCTGAAGGAGAAGTACGAGATCCTGCACGTCGGCGCGGACGAGGAGTGCGACATCCAGGTCGGCGCGGAGCACGCCGAGAAGATCGCCGACCTCGCGCTGCGCAACAACATCCCCATCATCCTCGACGTCTCGTCGTTCCTCGACGAGCGCGAGGCGGCGGCGCTGCTGACGGAGGTCGCGAAGCAGCTGTTCGCCAAGGAGAAGAAGCTGAAGAAGCCGTTCCTGCTCATCGTCGAGGAGGTCCACGAGTGGATCCCCGAGGGCGGCGGTCTGGACGAGTGCGGGCGCATGCTCATCAAGATCGGTAAGCGCGGGCGCAAGCACGGGCTCGGCATCACGGGCATCAGCCAGCGCCCGGCCGACGTGAAGAAGGACTTCATCACGCAGTGCGACTGGCTCGTCTGGCACCGCCTCACCTGGCGCAACGACACGAAGGTGGTAAAGCGCGTCCTCGGCAGCGAGTACTCGGCGGCCGTGGAGGACCTCGGCGACGGCGAGGGCTTTCTCGTGACCGACTGGTCCGAGCAGACCCGGCGCGTGCAGTTCCAGCGCAAGCGGACCTTCGACGCGGGCGCGACGCCCGGGCTCGACGACTTCGAGCGCCCCGACCTCAAGTCCGTGAGCGCCGACCTCGTGGGGGAACTGGAGAGCATCACCGAGGAGCAGGACCGCCGCGAGGACCGCATCGAGGAACTGGAGCAGGAACTCCTCGAGAAGGAAGAGCGCATCAGGATGCTAGAGCAGGATCTCGCCGACGCCCGCGACCTCTCGCGGATGGCGGACCAGTTCGCCGCCGCGCTGTTCGATCACCCCGGACGGTCACGTATGCGCATCGAATCCGAGCAGTCCACGCTCGAGGAGCATCCCGGCGTCGAGTACCGGAACGGACGCGCCGCCGCGAACGGCGTGAGCGCCGGAGGCGACGAGGGGAGCCGCGACGGGCGATCGGACGCGAGCGGCGGGACCAGCGCGACCGACCTCGCCCCCTGGCCGGAGCAGTCGGCGGGAAGCGGAGGGGGTGACGGAGACGGAGGCGGTGACGGCCATCGGAACGGCACGGGTGACGTGAACGGCCGGAGCGGCGGCGCGGACGACGCCTCGGGCGCGCGTGTCCGCGACCGATCGGTCGTCGAGCGACTGCGCGAACGCCTCGAATCGATGGACCCGACGACCCGCTCGATGCTCGCGCGCTACCGCGAGCGCGGTCCGCTGTCGCCCCTCGACGCCCACGTCGCCGCGGGCGGCTCCGGCGATCGGACCGTCGCCTACAGCCGCAACGGCGAACTCAGGGAGGTGGGGTTCATCGAGCACGCGGGACGCGGCGAGTACGTCTACGTCCTCCCCGACCTCGTCGCGCGCGAGTTCGACCACCGGCTGTCCCCCGAACAGTTGGACGAGCGGGTCGAGCGGATCGAGCGGTACCTCGTGGGCGGTCCCTGGCCGGCGGAGTAAGTCTCGGATGCGCCGGTGGACTCCTCTCTCGACGACTCCGAATGGTCCAACGGTCCCGCGGACTCGACACCGAGAACCTCGAGTCCGACCCTTCGCCAGACCATGACGGACGGACGTACTGTCGGCGAAACGTTCAGCCTTCCGCGATCGTGAACAGGGATCGGGAGCCGTCGAGCAGATCGCTCATCGTCTCGATCCGACGATGCGGGGACGGTTCCGGATCGTCGATCCCGTCCGCGTCCAGCCATATCGAGCGCACGCCGGCGTTGTGTGCTCCGGTGACGTCGCTCCCGAGCGAGTTTCCGACCGTGACCGCTCGGTCCGGTTCCGTACCCAGCCGATCGAGCGCGGCGCGAAACGGTTCCGGGTCCGGCTTTGGAGCGGTGTCGTATCCGGCGTAGACGATCGTCTCGAAGCGGTCTGCGATGCCCAGCGCCTCGATCTTCTGGCTCTGCCACTCCGGCGGTCCGTTGGTGACGAGCGCGAGTGAATAGTCCGGTGAGAGTACGTCGAGTGCCTCCTTCGCTCCGGGCAACCACCGCACGTTCGTCTGATCGCGTTCCTCGGCGTAGGCGGCCGCGACCTCCCGACCGACGCTCTGACTGTATCCCGCTCGTTCCGCGAGCGCGGCGAAACATCGCCGACGGTTTTCGAGCCCGCTGTCGCTCTCGGCGACGAAGTCGTCGAAGATCTCGTAGTAGTCCTCGGCGGTGAAGAACGGGTCGCGACCGATCGCCTCGAACGCCAGCGAGAGGATCTCCTGCCCGGAACGGCGATACGTACAGAGCGTGTCGTCGAGGTCGAACAGTATCGCCTCGATCGGGTTCCCCATGACGGAGACGTACTACGTCGAGCGATTAAAGACTCGGTGTTCGGCGCGGTAGAGTCGGGCAGGAGTTCGGATGGAGCGGTTTTTCCCGCCGCCGGACGAGACGCGGTCATGGAACTGACGCTGTTCGGCCCCCTCCGGGGCGTGACCGGCGCGAAGACCGTCGAGGTCGAGTTCGGGGGCGGGACCGCCCGCGACGCGCTCTGCGCGCTCGTCGATCGCTACCCCCGCGCCCGGGACCAGTTGTTCGACGGGGCGGGCGACCTCCGCCCGAGCGTCCGGCTGACGCGCGACGGCGAGCGCGTCGATCCTGACGACGCGCTGGCGGCCGACGAGTCGCTCACCGTCTACCCGGCGATGCGCGGGGGGTAGGGATCTAGAGGTCGTACTGTTCGCGCACGAGGTCGGCGAGGCCGCGCTCCTCGAGCACGTCCATCGGCGCGAGCAGGGTCAGTTGCACGACCCCCGGCAGGCGGGCGATCTCGACGCCGCCGGTGAAGGTACAGCGCCCCCGAACCTCGCCGACGCTCATGTCGAGGAGGTCGCTCGCGCGCTCGAAGGCGTTGTCCGTCGCGTCGTTGATCGTCGCGCCGCTGCCGATCACCTGGATCGGCCCGAGGTCGTCGAGGTCGACGCCGTACTCCTCGGCCAGCGCCTCGCCCCGCTCGCGCTCGTCGGCGTCGATCGGCCTGGCGATGTGGGGCAGGTCCTCGACGTTCGGCAGGAGGAGCGGGCCGTCGACGTCGAGGCCCTTTATCACCTCGACCTCCAGTTCGGTCCACCCGCTCACGTCGGTCGTGTGCAGGGAGAGTTCGCCGTCGCCCTGGTTTGCGTGGAGGTCGCCGACGTAGAGGCCGCCGCCGTCGACCTTCACCGGGCAGATCAGCACCGCACCGGCGCGGACCTCGTTCGAGTCCATGTGGCCGTCGGTCCGGTTCGCGAGTTCGGACTCGTCCGCGAGTCCCCAGTCGTGCTCCGCGCCGACGAGGAACTGCCCGAAGTCGCCCGCGTTGTGCGAGTCGGGGAGTTCGACCGGCGGCGTCGTCCCGATGTTCCCGACGAAGGGACGGAGGTGGCCGATCGCGCCGGGCATCTCCGCGGGCTTGTAGAGGAGGATGGGATGCTGGCGGGAGTTCTCCGGGAGCGCCATCAGCTCCTCGGCGTCCTCCGCGAGCGCGTCCGCCCCTTCGGGGCCGACGGTGAGCCCGATCGTGCGGTCGTCGTCGAAGACGACGGTGTAGCCGTACTCGAAGCCGAACGAGGAGGCGTTCGCGCCGCACTCGGCGCACCTGATCGACTCCTCGCCGGCCCCCTCGACGACCGTCTCCGGCCACGCCGCGCCGCACTCCGGACAGCGGTGGTCCACGAACGGGTCGTCGCCGAACGCCCCCTCGCGCTCGGCCATGCTGCCCGTGCTCGTGGCGACGCTCGTCACCTCCACGTCCCTGATGCGGACGGCGATGGCGTCGCCTACCTCCGCGCCCTCGACGGCGATCGGTCGGGTCACCTCGTGGCCGCCGCGGAACGAGGGCGTTATCATCGGCCCCCAGCACCCCGGCGGCGTGTGCGTCCGCACCGTCCCGCCGTCCGCGACCGTCCCCGCCCACTCCTGATCGGGGCCGACCAGCCCCAGCGTGAACTCGTCGACCGTCAGTTCCTGTCGTACCTCTCGCTGTGCCATGACGTTCGTGGGGTTGGTTCCCGCGGACCAAAAGGGTGCGCACGTCCGCGAGGCGCGGGGCGCGTCGGGATTACGCCACGTCGCGGAGTCACCGGCGTCCTCCAGTCAGATACCGGAGACGAGATCGCGCAGGGCGGCCTCGGGGTCGTCGGCCTTCGCGACGCCGCTGGCGAGGAGGACGCCCTCGCTCCCCAGTTCCCGGGCGGCGGCGAGGTCCTCGCCGGTCGAGATGCCCGCGCCGCAGAGCACCGGCACCGACTCGTCGACCGCCGCGGCGGCCGCGACGGCGTCCTCGACGACGTCGGGGTCGGCCTGACTCACCGGCGTGCCCGTGCCGATGAGTTCCGGCGGCTCGACGGCGACCGCGTCCGGGCCGAGGGCGGTCGCCGCGCCGACCTGTCGGGGGTTGTTCGCGCAGGCGACCGTCTCCAGCCCGGCGCGCTCCGCGGCGCGCAGGCCCGCGTCGACGGCCGCGAGCCGAAGCCGTCGCTCCGAATGGTTGATCAGCGTCCCGACCGCGCCCGCGTCGGCGACCGCCTCGGCGAGCGTGCTCCCGGTGTGGCTGCCGTGCTCGACGCCGTCTACGTGCTGGGCCCACGTCTCGACGCCGGTCTCGGCGACCGCGGAGAGGTGGGCCGCCTGCGGGGCGACGGCGATTCTCGCGTCCGTGTCGTCGGCGACGGTCGCGGCGGCGGCGGCGACCGCGACCGGGTCGCAGGGGTACGCCTTGAGGTTGACGAGGACGAACATACCCGGAATCGGTTCGGCAGGCGGGAAATAGCTACTCCTTCCCGTCGCCGGCACCGCTTTGCCGTCGTCCGGCGTCCGGGCCGCATGGATCCCCACGTCAGCCTCGTGACGCTCGGCGTCTCCGACCTGGACCGCTCGATCGAGTTCTACCGCGACGGACTCGGCCTCCCGATGCGAGAGCGAACGGAGGCGGACGTCGCGTTCTTCACCACCGAGGGGGCGTGGTTGGCGCTCTATCCGGTCGAACTACTCGCGGCTGACGCGAACGCGGCGGTCCCGACCGGGGGCGGCGGGTTCGGGGGGATCACGCTCGCGCACAACGTCGCGTCGCGGGCGGACGTGGACGCGGTCGTCGAGGAGGCCGAGACGGCGGGTGCCGAGGTCGTGAAGTCGCCGCGGGAGACCGACTGGGGCGGTTACGCGGGCTACTTCGCCGACCCGGACGGCTACCGCTGGGAGGTGGCGTGGAACCCGCACTTCGAGATCTGAAGGAGAGCGCCCGCGTCTCAGTCCTTTCGCTTGACCACGTCGCCGAGGGTGTAGGATCCCGTCGAGGCACCGCCCTCCCACTCGGTGTCGTCGTCGGTGGGGCCTTCCGTGAGCGAGATGTCGAGCTTCCGTTCGAGCTTGCGCCGGATGTCGTCGCTCGGGAGCATGTCCCCGCGTTCGAGCTTGCGGACGAGGCTCGCCTTCTCGTTGAGCTGCTTCGCGAGTTCCTCCTGCGTCAGCCCCGACGCCTCGCGGGCCCCCCGGATGCGCGCGTCGTAGTCCTGGGCGATCTCCTCCATCTGGTCGAACATGTCGCGCCGACGGCGGCGCGTCCCGCCGGAGGACCCGGACGATCCCGACCCGGACCCGGACCCGCCCGATCCCGAGGACCCCGTGGAGTACTTGGTGGAGGCGCTCCCGGACGACTGGGTGCGGACCTCGGTCCCGAACTGCGCGCAGTCCGAGCAGACGTCGATCTCCGCCCCCTCGATCTTGACCGTCTTCGGCGACGAAGTCTCCGCTCCGCACATCTCACACTGAGCCATGGGGGGTCTTTGCCACGCCACCGTATAAATCGTGCGCCCCGACCGCTCAGTCCAGCGCGCGCATCGAGTAGTAGAACCGCTGTAGGGCGGTGACGTGCCCGACGACGGCGAAGAAGGCGAGCAGCCACCCGACGACGGTCAGCCCCGACAGCGTGCCGGTGACGAACGCCGCGAGTACGCCCGCCAGGCCGATGAGCGCGAGGCGGTCGGCCCGCCCGACGAGCCCGCCGTAGACGCGGTCGAGGCCGACGGCCTGCGCCTGCGTGCCGAGGTAGGAGGTCATCAGCACGCCCGTCACCGCCGCGAGGCCGATCGCCCACCGCCCGACGCCGGCGGCGAGGCCGACGAGCATCACGATGTCCGCGTAGCGGTCGAGCACGTGATCGAGGAGGTCGCCGGCGGGCGAGGCGGTCCCCAGTCGACGCGCGAGCGCCCCGTCGAGCAGATCGAGCCACCCGTTGAGGAAGACGAGTACCGCCCCGATCAGGTAGAGCAGCGGCGCGTCGCCCGCGAACGCGAACGCCGCGCCCGCGGCGATCGCCAGCCCCATCGCCACGACGCTCACCGCGTTCGGCGTCAGGCCCAGCCGCTCGGAGACGTTCACGAAGGGGTCGAGCGCGCGGTTCGCCACGGGTCTGAGCTGATCGAGCGTCATAGGTAGTCGGTGAAGTCGACCTCGCCGGCGCTCGGTTCGCGCTCGCCCGCGACGACGGCCTCGATCTCGCGGGCGACCGCCTCGGGCGGCAGGTCGGTCGTGTCGATCTCGTACACCGCGTCCGCGCCGTGGTGCTCGACCGCCTCCGCGAGGATCACGTCGAGCGCCTCCGCCTCCGCGTTCTCGCGGGCCTTCGCCGGCGGCTCGCCCCGCTCGGTCAGCCGTCGCTCCACCTCCGCGGGGCGACAGCGCAGCACGACCACGCGGTCCGCGTCGAGGCGGTGGGCGAGGTGCGATTCGAGCAGGGGGCCGCCCGCCCCTCGCTCGTTCGCGCGCTCGTCGACCCACGCCGCGAGCGCGTCGAGGTCGGCGTAGAGGCTCCCCCTGTCGGGGTCCTCGCCGGCGTGGAACCCCTCCTCCCGGATCGCGTCGTTGAGGTGGAGCACGTCGAGCGGCGACGACACGAGGTCCGTCGCGGTCGTCTTTCCCGTTCCGGGGGTGCCGGTGACTGCGACTCTCATACGACGCGGTTCACGACCTCGACGGCGCGTTCGGTCTCCTCTCGCGTCCCGCAGGTGATCCGGATGCACCCGGGCAGCCCGAAGCTCGAGCAGTCGCGGACGATGACGCCCTCGCGCTGGCAGGCGTCGGCGACGGCCGCCGCCGGGGAGGCGTCCGTCCCGCCCGCCGTCGAGCGACGCCGCGGCTCGCCGTCCTCGTCCCCCGCGCCGTCTTCGTCGCGCTCACCGACCTCGACTCCCTCGACCCCCTCGCCGACGTCCGCGAGCACGAAGTTGCCCGCGCTCTCCCACGTCGGGGCGTCCAGGTGCTCGTACATGTACTCGCGCGCCCAGCGGACGGCCTCGACGCTGCGCTCCACGTGGTCGTCGTCGTCGAGCGCCGCCAGCCCGGCGCGACAGGCGAGCTTGTTCACCCCGAAGGGCGTGTTCACGCGGGCGTAGGCGTCCGCCCACGCCCCGGGCGCGAGCAGGTAGCCGAGCCGGAGCCCCGCGAGGCCGTAGGCCTTCGAGAACGTGCGGAGGACGGCCACGTCGTCGCGTTCGCGGACGAGGTCGACCTTGCTCGGGGCGTCCGTGAACTCGCCGTAGGCCTCGTCGACGACGACCAGCGTCTCCTCGTCGGTCCCGTCGGCGATCTCCGCGACCCCGCCGATCGAGATCTCGGTTCCGAGGGGGCTGTGCGGGCTGGTGAGGTAGACGATCCGCTCGCCGTCGTAGGCGTCGAGTATCGTCCCCGCCGTCTGCGCGAAGTCCTCGGCCTTCCGGATTCGGTAGGCGCGCGCCGTCCCGTGGTGGTAGCGGGCGCTCATGGCGTAGTAGGCGAAGCCGGGGTCGGGCACGAGGACGCGGTCGCCGGGGTCGAGCAGGGCGCGGTGGAGGTAGTCGATCGCGCCGTCCCCGCCGGGGGCGAGCCACACCTGGGCGGGCGCGACGTCCCACCGGGCCGCGAGCCTCTCGATCAGGTCCGCGTGGGAGGCCTTCGGGTAGGTGTTGATCGAGTCGGCGGCCTCGCGGACGGCCGCGACGGCCTTCGGACTCGCGCCGAGGGGGTTCTCGTTCGAGGAGAGCGCGATCAGGTCCCCGGGGTCCACCCCGAGTTCCCGGGCGACCTCCTCGTTCCCCCGCCCGGCCTGGTAGACGCTGTGGGCGGAGAGGTCGCGCGGTTGCATACTCGGAGACTGCGGACGCGCCGCCTTAAGCGTGCTCAAGCGGCGTCGGTCCGTGCCACGCACGCCCGACGGTCGTTCGCGGAGCGGCGTGCAGTCGACAGTATCTTCCCCGGGCCGTTCATCGATCCGGACATGTCTCTCGTCGACACAGTCGCCTACGTGGTCCACCTGTCGTTCGCCGGGCTGTGGACCGGCACCGTCCTCTTCGTCACCGCGGGCGTCCTCCCGCTGGCGCTGCGCGGCGAGATCCGCCCCGAACCCCTGGAGTACCTCACCGGCCGCCTGACGACAGTCTCGCGGGCGAGCGCCTTCTTCCTCTTCGCCACCGGCGGCCACATGGCTGGGCAGGGCTACACCCTCCCCCTGCTGCTCGAGACGCCGCGGGGACACCTCGTGCTCGCCATGGTCGCCCTCTGGTTCGCGCTCGCGGCGCTCGTCGAGGTCGGGGCCGCGCGGATGCGCAGCGGCCTCCGGGCGAAGAAGGTCCGGACGCCCGCCCGCGACGCGAAGCCCTTCCTCCAGGCCGGGTCGGCCGTCGCGGTCGGCCTGCTCGTCGTCGCCGGAACGCTCGCCGGCGGGCTCCCGTTCTAATCTCCCCCGACTACCGCCTCCCGCATCTTTACGCCCTCCTGATGCGACGCGACCGCATGGACGCAGAACCGCGGTACGTGGAGGTCCCGTCCGGCGAGACGATCGCCTACAGGGCGCGCGAGGGCGGCGAGGTGCCGGTCGTGCTCCTGCACGGCAACATGACCTCCTCGGTCCACATGGACGTGCTCTTCGAGCGGATGGACCCGCGCTACGCGCTCTACGCGATCGACCTGCGCGGGTTCGGGGCGTCGAGTTACGGGACGCCGATAGACTCGCTCGCCGACTTCGCGGCGGACGTGGCGGGCGTCGTCGACGCGATCGGCCTCGATACGTTCCACCTGCTCGGCTGGTCGACCGGCGGCGGGGTGGCGATGGAGTACGCCGCCGCCCACCCCGACCGCGTCGAGCGGATCGTCCTGGTCGCCCCCGTCAGCACCCGCGGCTACCCGATCTACCGCAAGGACGAGGACGGGCAGCCGACCGACGAGCCCCTCACGACGCGCGAGGAGATCGCCGCCGACCCGGTGCAGGTCGCGCCGGTCCAGCGCGCCTACGACGAGGCCGACCGCGACGCGCTGAGGGCGATCTGGGAGGCGCTCATCTACACGCACGAGACCCCCGACGACGAGCGGTACGAGCGCTACGTCGACGACATGCTCACCCAGCGCAACCTCGCGGACGTGGACTACGCGCTCGCTCACTTCAACGTCAGCGACCGGGAGAACGACTACGGCGAGGGATCGGGCCGGGCGGCCGACGTGACCCAGCCGACGCTCGTCCTCCGGGGGGACCGCGACCTCGTCATCACGGCGGAGATGGCCGCGGAGACCGTCGAGGACCTCCCGAACGCGCGCCTCGTCGAGTTGGAGGACTGCGGACACTCGCCGTTCGTCGACGCGCCCGAGCGCGTCGTGTCCGAGATCGAAGGGTTCCTCTCGTCGCCCTAGGGAATGTGGATCCTCCCTAGGGGATGTGGATCTCGTTTCGGAGCGTCCCCACGCCCTCGACCTCGACCTCGACGGTGTCGCCGTCCGAGAGCGGGCCGACGCCGGCCGGGGTGCCCGTGGAGATGACGTCGCCGGGCAGCAGCGTCATGTAGCGGGTGATCTCCTCGACGAGTTCCGGGATGGAGAAGATGAACTGATCGCGCGTGGAGTCCTGCCTGAGTTCGCCGTTGAGTCGGAGGCGGACGTGGGCGTCCTCGGGGACGGCCTCGGGCTTGGCGATGACGGGGCCGATGGGGGCGGCGTTGTCGAAGGCCTTGCCGCGAACCCAGTTCTGCTCGATCCGCTGGTCGTCCCGGTTGGAGATGTCGTTGAGGCAGGTGAAGCCCGCGACGACGTCCATCGCGTTCTCCGCCTTGACGTTGCGACACCGCTCGGCGATGACGACGGCCAGTTCGGCCTCGTGGTCGATGCGCTCCTTCCCGGCGGGCAGCGTGATGCGCTCGCCGTGGGCCGCGACGGTGGTGGGCGGCTTGAGGAACAGCATCGGGCGCTCGGGGACCTCGCTGTTCGTCTCCGCCGCGTGATCGGCGTAGTTCAGCCCGATGCAGACGATCTTCGTCGGCTCGCACGGCGGGAGGATGTCGACGTCGTCGGCGGCGAAGGTCTCGTCGCCGAAGGTGAGCCGCCCGCCGTAGTTCTCGCGGGCGACGATCTCCTCGCCGTCGGTGCCGGTCCACTCGCCGCGGCGGACGTTCCCTGCCGAGTCGCGAAAGCGAACCACTCGCATGACACTCCCATTCAACCGAGACCCGATAACCCTTCGGACTTCCGGCTTCCGGGGGCCGCGTCTCCGGTATCCGAACCCCGACTCCCGATCCTGCCCCCCGCTCTGTCCCCCGGCCCTGACCTCCCGACCCCGATTCCCCGGCCCTACCTCGCGGCGGACGACCAACAGTATAAGTGGCTCTCGCGAGATACTACGTCCGTCATGGAGCTAACCTGGCACGGTCATTCCACCTGGTACGTCGACGTGGACGGGACGACGATGCTGATCGACCCCTTCTTCGACAACCCGAAGACGTCGCTCTCGCCCTCGGACGTGGACGACCCGGATTACCTCCTGCTCACGCACGGGCACGCCGACCACATCGGCCACGCCGGGGAGTTTTCCGACGCGACCGTCGTCGCCACGCCCGAACTCGCCGCCTACGTCGAGGACGAGTTCGGTCTCGCGGACGCCGTCGGCGGGATGGGCATGAACGTCGGCGGCACCGTCGAACTGGGCGACGCCTACGTGACCATGCACCGCGCTGACCACACCAACGGCGCAAACACGGGCTACGAGCACGGCCTCGGTATGCCCACCGGCTTCGTCGTGAGCGACACGAAGCCCACGCAGGTCGCCGACAGCGAGTCCACGACGTTCTACCACGCGGGCGACACCGGCCTCATGACCGAGATGC
The Halomarina pelagica DNA segment above includes these coding regions:
- the phaZ gene encoding intracellular short-chain-length polyhydroxyalkanoate depolymerase — protein: MDAEPRYVEVPSGETIAYRAREGGEVPVVLLHGNMTSSVHMDVLFERMDPRYALYAIDLRGFGASSYGTPIDSLADFAADVAGVVDAIGLDTFHLLGWSTGGGVAMEYAAAHPDRVERIVLVAPVSTRGYPIYRKDEDGQPTDEPLTTREEIAADPVQVAPVQRAYDEADRDALRAIWEALIYTHETPDDERYERYVDDMLTQRNLADVDYALAHFNVSDRENDYGEGSGRAADVTQPTLVLRGDRDLVITAEMAAETVEDLPNARLVELEDCGHSPFVDAPERVVSEIEGFLSSP
- a CDS encoding multiprotein bridging factor aMBF1, encoding MAQCEMCGAETSSPKTVKIEGAEIDVCSDCAQFGTEVRTQSSGSASTKYSTGSSGSGGSGSGSGSSGSSGGTRRRRRDMFDQMEEIAQDYDARIRGAREASGLTQEELAKQLNEKASLVRKLERGDMLPSDDIRRKLERKLDISLTEGPTDDDTEWEGGASTGSYTLGDVVKRKD
- a CDS encoding adenylate kinase family protein, translating into MRVAVTGTPGTGKTTATDLVSSPLDVLHLNDAIREEGFHAGEDPDRGSLYADLDALAAWVDERANERGAGGPLLESHLAHRLDADRVVVLRCRPAEVERRLTERGEPPAKARENAEAEALDVILAEAVEHHGADAVYEIDTTDLPPEAVAREIEAVVAGEREPSAGEVDFTDYL
- the hisC gene encoding histidinol-phosphate transaminase, whose amino-acid sequence is MQPRDLSAHSVYQAGRGNEEVARELGVDPGDLIALSSNENPLGASPKAVAAVREAADSINTYPKASHADLIERLAARWDVAPAQVWLAPGGDGAIDYLHRALLDPGDRVLVPDPGFAYYAMSARYHHGTARAYRIRKAEDFAQTAGTILDAYDGERIVYLTSPHSPLGTEISIGGVAEIADGTDEETLVVVDEAYGEFTDAPSKVDLVRERDDVAVLRTFSKAYGLAGLRLGYLLAPGAWADAYARVNTPFGVNKLACRAGLAALDDDDHVERSVEAVRWAREYMYEHLDAPTWESAGNFVLADVGEGVEGVEVGERDEDGAGDEDGEPRRRSTAGGTDASPAAAVADACQREGVIVRDCSSFGLPGCIRITCGTREETERAVEVVNRVV
- a CDS encoding fumarylacetoacetate hydrolase family protein; this translates as MRVVRFRDSAGNVRRGEWTGTDGEEIVARENYGGRLTFGDETFAADDVDILPPCEPTKIVCIGLNYADHAAETNSEVPERPMLFLKPPTTVAAHGERITLPAGKERIDHEAELAVVIAERCRNVKAENAMDVVAGFTCLNDISNRDDQRIEQNWVRGKAFDNAAPIGPVIAKPEAVPEDAHVRLRLNGELRQDSTRDQFIFSIPELVEEITRYMTLLPGDVISTGTPAGVGPLSDGDTVEVEVEGVGTLRNEIHIP
- a CDS encoding CDP-alcohol phosphatidyltransferase family protein, which produces MTLDQLRPVANRALDPFVNVSERLGLTPNAVSVVAMGLAIAAGAAFAFAGDAPLLYLIGAVLVFLNGWLDLLDGALARRLGTASPAGDLLDHVLDRYADIVMLVGLAAGVGRWAIGLAAVTGVLMTSYLGTQAQAVGLDRVYGGLVGRADRLALIGLAGVLAAFVTGTLSGLTVVGWLLAFFAVVGHVTALQRFYYSMRALD
- a CDS encoding CopD family protein is translated as MSLVDTVAYVVHLSFAGLWTGTVLFVTAGVLPLALRGEIRPEPLEYLTGRLTTVSRASAFFLFATGGHMAGQGYTLPLLLETPRGHLVLAMVALWFALAALVEVGAARMRSGLRAKKVRTPARDAKPFLQAGSAVAVGLLVVAGTLAGGLPF
- a CDS encoding metal-dependent hydrolase, producing MELTWHGHSTWYVDVDGTTMLIDPFFDNPKTSLSPSDVDDPDYLLLTHGHADHIGHAGEFSDATVVATPELAAYVEDEFGLADAVGGMGMNVGGTVELGDAYVTMHRADHTNGANTGYEHGLGMPTGFVVSDTKPTQVADSESTTFYHAGDTGLMTEMRDVIGPFLEPDAAAVPIGDHFTMGPWQAAIAVDWLNVDHAFPMHYDTFPPIEQDPQDFVREVAATGSSAEVHVLEADEPFDLGEALGR